Below is a window of Hyphomonas neptunium ATCC 15444 DNA.
AGGTACGCCCGGCTTTGATCTGGCGGCTGATTATGTCGCCGCCGAATTCGCCGAAATCGGCCTCGCCCCCGGCGGCGACGCGGGCACCTATTTCCAGACCATCTCCTTCCTGCGCTCGGTTCGCGCGCCCGAAGGCCGGCTGATGGAAGTCACCAACACCGAAACCGGCGCCGCTGTTCCGTTCACGGAAAATGTGGACTACGCGATGGGCAACTCTCTCTCCGCTCCGAATGTTGATGTCACCGGCGAGGCCGTCTTCGTCGGCTTCGGTATCGTCGCGCCGGATCTCGGCCGCGATGATTTCGAAGGCCTTGATCTGAGCGGCAAAGTCGCCGTCATGCTTGCGGGCACGCCCAAAGGCATCCAGACCGAGGAGCGCGCCTATTACGGCACCCGCAAATACGCCAACGCGTCAGACCGCGGCGCCATCGCCGTCGTCAGCCTGGAAACCCCCACCTCGCGCGGCGTCTATCCCTTCGAACGCCTGATCCGCGAAGGCCGTCTCGACGGCGCAAGCCTCACCTGGCTCGGCCCGGACGGCGCCCCCTTCAGCCGCGCGCCCAATGTACAGAGCGGCGCCAGCGTCCCGATGGAAAGCGCCGCCAAACTCTTTGAAGGCACAGAGGGTAACTGGACGGACATCGTCGCCGCCGCCGAAGCCGAAGGCGGCAACGTCAAAGGCTTCGCCCTGCCGTACACCATCCACCTCACCCAGGCCTCCACCCACGATCAGGTTCAGTCCGCCAACGTCATCGGCATGATCGAGGGCACAGACCCCGTCCTCAAGAACGAAGTCATCGTCCTGACGGCCCACCTCGATCATATCGGCATTACAAAGAGCATCGAAGGCGACCAGATCAACAATGGCGCGCTCGACAATGCCAGCGGCATCGCCACCCTGCTGGAAGCTGCCCGCATGCTGAAGGCCGGCCCGCCGATGAAGCGCTCGGTCATGTTCATTGCCCTGACGGCCGAAGAAAAAGGCCTCCTCGGCGCGCAATACTTCGCCGAGAACCCGACCGTTCCGAAGGAAAACCTCGTCGCCAACGTCAATCTCGACATGCCGATCCTGACCTATCCCTTCACAGATCTCGTCGTGTTCGGCGGCTCGCGCTCGACCATCATCGAGGAAGTGGAAAAGGCCGCCGCCGAGATGGACATCACCCTCAGCCCGGACCCGGTGCCCGATCAGGGCCTGTTCACCCGCTCGGACCATTTCCGCTTCGTTGAAGCCGGCATCCCCTCGGTCTACCTGATCCCCGGCTGGGAAAATGGCGGCGCCGAGGAATTTGCCCGTCATATGACCAGCAACTACCACCGCCCGTCGGACGACATGACCAATTCCATCGACTTTGACGCCGCCGCCCGCTTTGCCGCCATCAAGGCCCGCATCGCGCTCGCCCTGGCGAACGCCGATGAACGCCCGCTCTGGCGGAAGGATGACTTCTTCGCCCGCCAGTTCGATGGCCCGATGGAGCCCTGAAAATGCGCCCGCCCGGCCTCCAGATCAGGAGGCTGGGCGGCCTACTCCCCGGAAATCTCAGCGAAACACGGCCCCTCTCGTTAGGTCAGTCGTGGACAGGCCCTTAAGGCTCGTTAAAGTCCGCCGCGAGACGGCAGCCAGCGCCTTGCGCGAGGCTTCACACCCGGAGGATAAGACGCCATGCACCCCAGTCACCACGCGCGGACCAGCCCTGACAGACCCGCCATCATCATGGCCGGCTCGGGCGAAACGATCAGCTTCCGCCAGCTCGACGAGCGCTCCAACCAGATCGCCCACGCCCTGCGCGCCGCGGGCTGCCAGCCGGGCGACACCATCGCCATCTTTGCGGAAAATTCCCCGCGCTATTTCGAAATCTGCTGGGGCGCCCAGCGCGCCGGCCTTTACTATGTGTGCATTTCCTCGCGCCTCACCGCGCCGGAAGTGAAATACATCATCGAGGATTCCGGCTCGAAACTGCTCATCACCGGTGCCAACAAAGGCGCGGTTGCCAAAGAAGCCGCCGCCGCCGCAGGCACGAAAGACCTCTGGTCAATTGACGGCGAAGTCGAAGGTTTCAAGCCGCTTGAGGCCCTCGCCGCCCCCTTCCCAACAACGCCCATCGCAGACGA
It encodes the following:
- a CDS encoding M28 family metallopeptidase; amino-acid sequence: MRQFSGKALLASAIILGACGAPQPAAPPAPPAPTELPAASPDAIRADMDFLASDDLEGREAGTPGFDLAADYVAAEFAEIGLAPGGDAGTYFQTISFLRSVRAPEGRLMEVTNTETGAAVPFTENVDYAMGNSLSAPNVDVTGEAVFVGFGIVAPDLGRDDFEGLDLSGKVAVMLAGTPKGIQTEERAYYGTRKYANASDRGAIAVVSLETPTSRGVYPFERLIREGRLDGASLTWLGPDGAPFSRAPNVQSGASVPMESAAKLFEGTEGNWTDIVAAAEAEGGNVKGFALPYTIHLTQASTHDQVQSANVIGMIEGTDPVLKNEVIVLTAHLDHIGITKSIEGDQINNGALDNASGIATLLEAARMLKAGPPMKRSVMFIALTAEEKGLLGAQYFAENPTVPKENLVANVNLDMPILTYPFTDLVVFGGSRSTIIEEVEKAAAEMDITLSPDPVPDQGLFTRSDHFRFVEAGIPSVYLIPGWENGGAEEFARHMTSNYHRPSDDMTNSIDFDAAARFAAIKARIALALANADERPLWRKDDFFARQFDGPMEP